In Campylobacter massiliensis, the DNA window CGCGGGCGTCGTAAAAGACGCTCCCGTCATCATCGCAGACGTCATCGCGCACCTAGAAAAGCAAAAACTGCTCGAGGACAAGGATATCGTAGGCATCGACACGGGATTTCGCCAGCTAAACGAGATGACGAAGGGCTTTAAACACGGCGATCTCATCATCATCGCGGCGCGCCCGGGTATGGGGAAAACGACGATCTGCCTAAATTTGATGAACCACGTGCTAATGCGCGGCGGCGGAGTCGTATTTTTCTCTCTTGAGATGCCCGCCGAGCAAATCATGCTACGTATGCTAAGCGCCAAAACCTCGATCCCGCTACAAAACATAATGACGGCCAAAATGGACGACGAGGAGTGGTCGCGCCTAAGCGACGCGTGCGAGGATATGTCTAGTCGCAAGCTTTTCGTCTACGACAGCGGCTACGTAAACATCCACCAGATCCGCACGCAGATGCGCAAGCTCAAGTCCTCGCACCCAGAGATCACGCTATGCGTCATCGACTATATCGGCCTCATGATGGCGACGTCAAATTTCTCCGACCGCCACCTGCAGATCGCCGAAATCTCGCGCGGACTAAAGCTGCTAGCACGCGAACTAAACATGCCTATCATCGCGCTTAGTCAGCTAAACCGCAGCCTGGAGTCCCGCGCAAACAAACGCCCGATGCTAAGCGACCTGCGCGAATCAGGCGCCATCGAGCAGGATGCCGACATGATACTTTTCGTGTACCGCGACGAGGTTTACCGCGAGCAGGAGGAGAAAGAAGCCGAGAAAAAGGCGCACGCCGAGGGCAAGGAGTACGTGCGTAAATTCGTCCCAAACAAGATCGAAGAGGACGCCGAGATCATCGTGGGCAAGAACCGAAACGGCCCGGTCGGCACGGTAGAAGTAATATTTCAGAAGGAATTTACGCGCTTTGTCGATAAGAGTTTTGGCGCCGCGCACGTGGCGGAGTTTAACCCAAACGCCTAAAATGCGCCCTTTAAGCTCAAATTTTGCAAAAGCCGCAACGTAAATCTATCTTTGAAAACGCGCGCGAGGTTTATATATTTTGCCTTGCGTGCGCACTCGTTTTTGCGCTAAATTTGGGTTTTAGCTACTATAAATTTCGCGAATTTAAATCCC includes these proteins:
- a CDS encoding replicative DNA helicase, with amino-acid sequence MAKENIDMHNLYDLDMERAILASIIYSADNLSEIFDILSPFDFYLRAHGDVYDAMVKCLNENLPVETGFLKTKLGNKFDENVMSEIIGTNSILDVKKYANEIKEKSIKRSLVKIAHQIPSKVSEDKPSRDMVDELSQSFYSLVDGQSAGVVKDAPVIIADVIAHLEKQKLLEDKDIVGIDTGFRQLNEMTKGFKHGDLIIIAARPGMGKTTICLNLMNHVLMRGGGVVFFSLEMPAEQIMLRMLSAKTSIPLQNIMTAKMDDEEWSRLSDACEDMSSRKLFVYDSGYVNIHQIRTQMRKLKSSHPEITLCVIDYIGLMMATSNFSDRHLQIAEISRGLKLLARELNMPIIALSQLNRSLESRANKRPMLSDLRESGAIEQDADMILFVYRDEVYREQEEKEAEKKAHAEGKEYVRKFVPNKIEEDAEIIVGKNRNGPVGTVEVIFQKEFTRFVDKSFGAAHVAEFNPNA